GGTGGCGGTGCATCCGGCGCGCTGAACATGTGGTGGGACGCGGATATCGACCGCGTGATGAAGCGCACCAAAGGCCGTCCAATCCCCTCTGGCAAAGTTGAAGAAGGCGAGGCATTGGCGCTGGGTCTGGCTCTGTCTGGCCTGTCCGTGATTATGCTGGGTTTGGCAACCAACTGGTTTGCAGGGGCGTTTCTGGCCTTCACTATTTTCTTCTATGTTGTCGTCTACACGATGTGGCTGAAACGCTCGACGCCTCAGAACATCGTCATTGGTGGTGCCGCGGGAGCGTTCCCGCCGGTCATCGGATGGGTCGCGGCCACTGGCTCGATGACGCTCGAACCGTGGTTGATGTTTGCCCTGACATTCATGTGGACACCTCCGCATTTCTGGGCGTTGGCCTTGTTCATGCGCTCGGACTATGACGATGCCGGGGTGCCGATGTTGACCGTCACCCATGGTCGACGCGCGACGCGCTGGCATATTCTGGTTTATACCGCGTTGCTGGCGTTGCTGGCGGTGGGGACTGCGTTCTCGGATATCGGAGGCCCGATTTATCTAGTTGTTGCGCTGGTTCTGAATGGCTTGTTTCTGCGGGGGGCCTGGCAGATTTCTCGTCGAAACGAAGACGATTCGGAGGCCGACAACTTCAAGGTCGAACGCAGTTTCTTCAAACTGTCGCTGCTGTACCTGTTTCTGCATTTCGGCGCGATTCTCGTCGAGGCCCTGTTGAAACCTTACGGATTAGGAGGCTGGTCATGAGCCTGCGCAAAACTCACGAACTTCACCAAAGACGGTTCAGCCGCAATCTGGGCGTCGGCCTGACACTGGCCGCGTTCATCGTGATCATCTTCGGCCTGACAGTCGTCAAGGTCTCGAACACAGATTTTAGTCTGGCGACGCAGCAGGTGCAGAACTGATGAAGTTGACGGGGCCACAGAAAACGGTCGCGCAACTGGTCGGCGTCGTCGTCCTTATGGGCGGTTTGGCATGGGCAGCGGTGCCGTTTTATAATTGGTTCTGCCGGGTCACGGGGTATGGAGGGACCACCGGGGTTGCCGAGAAAGCCCCTGATGACATTCTCGACCAAGTGGTGACGGTCCGATTTGATGCCTCCAAGGCCAAGGGTATGCCGTGGGAATTCAAGCCCGTCGAACGCGAGATGAAAATACGTATCGGTGAGACAGGTCTGGCGTTCTACGAAGCGTACAACCCAACCGACAAGCCCGTCGCAGGGCAGGCGTCCTACAACGTGGCGCCCTATTCCGCCGGGGGGTATTTTCAGAAAATCGCCTGTTTCTGCTTCGATGAACAGGTGTTGGAGCCGGGTGAGCGAGTCGAGATGCCCGTTACGTTCTTCGTCGATCCCGAACTGATCGAAGATCCCGAAGCAAAATATGTGCATACGATCACGCTGTCGTATACATTCTATGAGATTGATCTGCCCGAGGGCTATGCCGCCCTTGACGTGCAGGCTGAGACAAACAAGAACTAACGCCTGTAGGTGAGGGACGCTGATGGCACACGCAAAAGACCATGATTACCACATTCTGAACCCGTCAATCTGGCCACTGATCGGCGCGGTAAGCGGATTTGTGATGCTGTTCGGGGCCGTTCTT
The Ruegeria sp. SCSIO 43209 genome window above contains:
- the cyoE gene encoding heme o synthase; amino-acid sequence: MSDASFNASTVSAQTRADEASFGDYFALLKPRVMSLVVFTALVGLLAAPVPIHPFVGFCAILFIAIGGGASGALNMWWDADIDRVMKRTKGRPIPSGKVEEGEALALGLALSGLSVIMLGLATNWFAGAFLAFTIFFYVVVYTMWLKRSTPQNIVIGGAAGAFPPVIGWVAATGSMTLEPWLMFALTFMWTPPHFWALALFMRSDYDDAGVPMLTVTHGRRATRWHILVYTALLALLAVGTAFSDIGGPIYLVVALVLNGLFLRGAWQISRRNEDDSEADNFKVERSFFKLSLLYLFLHFGAILVEALLKPYGLGGWS
- a CDS encoding cytochrome c oxidase assembly protein; translated protein: MKLTGPQKTVAQLVGVVVLMGGLAWAAVPFYNWFCRVTGYGGTTGVAEKAPDDILDQVVTVRFDASKAKGMPWEFKPVEREMKIRIGETGLAFYEAYNPTDKPVAGQASYNVAPYSAGGYFQKIACFCFDEQVLEPGERVEMPVTFFVDPELIEDPEAKYVHTITLSYTFYEIDLPEGYAALDVQAETNKN